A part of Haliotis asinina isolate JCU_RB_2024 chromosome 10, JCU_Hal_asi_v2, whole genome shotgun sequence genomic DNA contains:
- the LOC137298696 gene encoding uncharacterized protein → MAQQGANNAVIARTFGCSRKTVTRLMQRLRQRGRTSDRPRSGRPRVTTPAEDRHIRTIHLRDRFVTATSTATTALEQRISRHTVYRRLRERGIRAHRPYRGVHRELYDGRCVIGSL, encoded by the coding sequence ATGGCGCAACAGGGAGCCAATAACGCCGTCATTGCAAGAACCTTCGGCTGTTCCCGAAAAACTGTGACGAGACTTATGCAGCGTTTGAGGCAGAGAGGCCGTACATCAGACAGGCCTAGGAGTGGTCGACCACGTGTCACAACGCCAGCTGAGGACCGCCACATCAGGACAATTCATCTGAGGGATCGTTTTGTGACGGCGACGTCAACGGCAACGACGGCACTAGAACAACGCATCAGTCGACACACAGTGTACCGACGACTAAGGGAACGTGGTATTCGAGCACATCGCCCCTACCGTGGTGTGCACCGCGAGCTTTACGATGGCAGATGCGTGATTGGCAGCTTGTGA